AACTATtatgatattttccaaaatatcgaaagtatccaacattttgatttatttgatattttcagTCAACATAAAGTGTTGCTTATTTTCCTATATGATTAAAaccttaaaattaatgtttctctcATTATTAATCTATACATTGTTTGTGGTATTAATGTAATAATGCTATTTACAATCATTTGAAATGAGATAATCtattgcttgaaaataaaatattacataacTAAATTTGCTGATGaccattttcacttttatttcacaatttaataattttataaatataaaattttaaaacagaacaaaaatattattacattatATAAAATGATATAATCAAATCATAAATTATAATTCCAAAAATCAAAACTATcagatattaaattttcaaattaattattgaaCGCACTGTCAGCCCGGCTTGAATGAATATTGATGGTTCTAAGAAAGTTATTCAATTAAGAGGGGAAAATTTCAGTGACTTTCCAAATTGACGATTGTCTTAAAAacagaataataaattaatagCTATGTGAAGGAAGTAACtaaatattattgataaaaaatttttgaaaaaagcaaggtaaacaacaaaatagtataATTATCACAAGTgcatatgaaaattttaacttgtaacttaagtttttaaattgtttgttgctttacttcattgcactttttttttttttgaaaaagtccatAATAATATAATTAGTGTGTTTGTTTATCTGTTTCCCAATTAAACAGGGCTGACAGTATATCaatcaatatatttataaattggTGAACCCTGATTACAGACGaggaaaaattgccaaaatccaaaaatttctagattgaaacaacaaattttcgcaaaaatgttGATCAAAATCAACCCAAATTTCAGTGATTGACTTTGAAGTTTCAAAGTCAGGGTGCGCAACACAAAACAATCCCTTTTTTTTCCCCGCAAAAAACATTTGTATTTGTGCATGATATTTGTTTGTCGGcaaaccatttttaaagtaagtccCCATCGTTTGTTCAGTGGATGGGCATTTTATTTCCACTACAAAGTCTTTTGTTACACCATCAGGAGAAGCACCCACAAAGGGATAGTCGGCATTCATGAGGAAACCAGATGGTTTAATAGACCGGTGCCGCTTCTTCAATTCATTCAGCACATCCTTCTCAAGAAGCGTTCCCCTTTTTATTGCTgcatttagtttaaattttgctCCCAACAATGCTTCAACCAGGCTACCATCGAAGGTTTTGCATCTAGATGCTTCGTGGATCTTGGAGGCGGTAATTCTTCCGTACCTGAGTTCATGCCACTTACTACTTTTGGCCTGATATCTAGAAGCATTTTCAGCTTCTTGACATAGAGCTGAAGTCATTTTACtctgaatgaaaagtaaaaattcatctGCAGATCCTCCTGCATTTGCttcttgaaaattcatttttaaaatgtgcaaagATAAGTTTTCTTTCAAAGCAGTTGTGGAAAAATTGCTGCATAGTTGTAAATCAGTGACGCCGGTTTCATCTAGGAGTGCCATGAATTCTTCTACAACTGTTGGCTCCTTTGGTGGAAGAtctggtatgttttttttttcccatctggCGTGCATAGATAAATTTGTTGGATGTCCCAACACATGACAAATTGGATTTTTTCCAATAACATTGGGACTCCGTGGTTGATGGCTGAGAACATTTTCTATGCACCCAGAATAAAAAAGCTACTGCATGCTTACAACCACCTTGACGGGCAGCACATCCATCACACTGCACCAACAGAATTTTGTGTTCTGCCTCATTGCAATCAAGAGAGACACCATAAGCTTTTTTCCGTACGTTATGCTCAGGGGTCATTCGGGCTTTAACTGTGCAAACATCTCCAAGATGCCTCACCTGCACATATCCGACAGCATTATCGGCATAAGAACCTCGAGTAGATCTGAAAACATAAGAgaataatgtaaatttaaaaaataaataaataaataaaaatacattggaAGGAAATCTAACTTGTTTATTAATTTAGACTGAGGTGCAAAAATGAGTTaaccaacaaaaataaaaaaaagagctagctttatttttactgattttataTACCTCTAATATAAACTTATACTATTATTCAATGATTCATTGAAACTGTAATTTAAGTTTTAGCTTGTACTacattaataaaatgtattttcagtaaattaccgcccattagccagggctaaagcagaaatacgtgaaatacaccgccagcttagtcatttccagccgaggactgcagtttcgtgcttattagcactcatcagcccggcataggaaagtgactgagctggagatggaaaacctctgaaggaagccaagagtgcgaaacaaactggtagctaatatagaattagcagaccagatgagtgaccttgccttgcgttcaatcttcgagttgaaccgaaccattgcttccgccactcgtctggtctgctaattctatattagcttccagtttgtttcgcactcttggcttcctttagaggttttccatttccagctcagtcactttcctatgccaggctgatgagtgctaataagcacgaaactgcagtcctcggctggaaatgactgagctggcggtgtatttcacgtattaataaaatggttttttaatgaaagttgtGTATGCAGAACACACAAAAGCAGAGTTCATAGTTTTTGAGGTAACTCACTAACTTTAATTTAAACTATGAAACAACAGTCATAACTATAAAATAACATTATctttttcgttaatttttaacAGCGAAGACCAGGTTTTTATCAGTTATTGTCACTTTCTTGGCAAAATGACTAACCCTACATATCCtaccaatcctaatacagtagcttATATACAAATAAGGGTGCTAGTTACGACCAAAACTCCCATCCAAGAAGGTAGGTACTTTCTGGCTGTGCTACTGCAGATATATGTATTTTATATACTGTTGGTTCTGCTTTAATAAATACAGTCGATTATGGTTTTATGATTATAATATTCGATTAAGTGGGGTACTTCATTATGTGGTGAAACATTCTTTTCTTACCAAACTGATAGCACTTgtttaaaatgcaataataaattattagttattttagacgaagtaatgaattttaagagtgaaaagtttttgaattaaGCAAAATAACGACAAAGTAGTATGGTAAAGTTCGACTACAAAAAGATGGCGCATGAACTCAAAGCAGAAACGGACCACTTCATCTTGTAATTAGGTAGTATCTGCGAGAACACAAGACTTTGCTGCATCTGTGTTTCTGCTGATTTTACCTGTTACAAAATTCAGCGGTCTGTTTGCGCTTCCAGTTCACCGGCCATCACTCACTGCATGGTCAAGCTTTACTTTGTTTATGCAcctttgaaaatttcaaacaaataacttagaacttaattttaaaatttttgctttatgcTATTTCTctgcattactttttgaaaatagtcCATAATAGAGgattgcttggggggggggggggggagaaaagatgccttcagttgatttttttttctaatttttttaaaggtaaaaacaatgcaaatggAATGTATATTGGTTTTAACCATCTTTTCTTTTGATGAGTGCTCTCACACCTCAAAGAAGGTTTAcccaaatattttttgacttactacagcactgtatattacttttaaatcaaaCTTGTTAATGTACTGTAGAGATTCATTTcgaagttttgaaataaaagcctTTTGACATACTCTaataggatggggggggggggggatagaaaatATCTcttaacaataaataataaaagaaattctgaaactgagATAACCTGATCTTATGTTcagggaatttttaaaactttaagctgAGTTcttattaaattcatttaaaaacccagaatattttttttttatacaaaacgtTAAGATTTATCactgtaaaagaaaatattaacaccacaaaaaaaaagttttcaaatgaaaaaccaacgtaaataaagcaaattatcaagaaaatataacattaaaaagcCTCGCTGGTTATTAACATCGGTTCCTGATTTCAATCGCATTTTAACTcaaagtttaattgatcattttGAATTTGCACAAATGTATAGTTAACAATGAAATATGAATTAACtatcaatcaaaagtgttttcatttataaaagaaaatttcgTAAATTCAACTTACTTCTCAGCTTTGACTCCTTTGATTTCAGCTGACAAGAAATCcaaattctctttaaaaaaaatcaactatcaTATCTTCCTGAAATGATTGGCAAATTATCGGACTGGGCTTTGGTAAAACCCTGCTCCACAGCCATTCTAAAATTActtctaaacaaaaaaagaaatactaaacAAAACAGCAAGTGAAAAATGATGCGCATTAGAATCTAATCCTTTGGAATACGGCGATCGACAGCTGTTCCATCGGCGCTTATGACGTCCACGACCAATAGGAGTGGCCGTTTTCGATTGCATCATGTTTCTGatcatttaaaaagcaaaatgttgtttgaaatatattttttagaataaaatgaaTGACATATTTGGAATCGCACAA
This Uloborus diversus isolate 005 unplaced genomic scaffold, Udiv.v.3.1 scaffold_1525, whole genome shotgun sequence DNA region includes the following protein-coding sequences:
- the LOC129233057 gene encoding uncharacterized protein LOC129233057, producing STRGSYADNAVGYVQVRHLGDVCTVKARMTPEHNVRKKAYGVSLDCNEAEHKILLVQCDGCAARQENVLSHQPRSPNVIGKNPICHVLGHPTNLSMHARWEKKNIPDLPPKEPTVVEEFMALLDETGVTDLQLCSNFSTTALKENLSLHILKMNFQEANAGGSADEFLLFIQSKMTSALCQEAENASRYQAKSSKWHELRYGRITASKIHEASRCKTFDGSLVEALLGAKFKLNAAIKRGTLLEKDVLNELKKRHRSIKPSGFLMNADYPFVGASPDGVTKDFVVEIKCPSTEQTMGTYFKN